The genomic DNA TTCGAGCAGCACGGCGTCGGAGACCGCGACCGCTTCGTGCGCCTTCTGCAGGATCGTCTTGCGCAGGCGCCAGTCGGGCACGGCCGCGTGATCGGGAGCGTGCAGCAATGCGCGGCGCAGCGCGTCGTCCTGCAGCGGCCCGTCTTCTTCGGGGGTTGGCGCGGCATCGGTCATGCGCGGTGCTCCAGCACGGACAGGTAGCGCTCCATGCAGCCGCGCAATTTCTTCAGGCCGTAGCGCAACCGGCTGCGCACCGTCTCGAAGCCGACATCGAGCGTGACGCCCAGCGCTTCCACCGTGAAGCCGTCTTCGTTGTGCAGCAGGAAGGCCGAGCGCTGGTCGTCCGGCAGTTCGTCGAGGCAGGCCAGCAGCCGGCGGCCGGCGGCGCGCCAGAAGGCGGTCTCCTCGGCCGAGGGATGCGCGGCATCGCGGGCCGCGCCGCCGTCGCGCAGCAGGCCGCGGCTGAAGAGCCGCGCGGCCTCGAGGCCGTCGCCGTCCTCGTCGTGCGCATAGAACGCGACCTCGCGCCCGCTCATGCGCAGCCGGTCCATGGCGAGGTTGTGCGCGATGGTGAAGGCCCAGGTCCGCCAGGTCGCGCCCTGCGGGGAAAAACTCTCGCGCGCGGCGACGATCCGCAGCCAGGTGTCCTGGAACACCTCGTCGACCTCCGACGCGAGGCGCATGCCCATGAGACGCCGCACGAAGCGGAACAGCGCGCTCTCGTGCCGCGCGTAGAGCGCATCGAAGGCGGTGGTGTCGCCGCCGGCGTAGGCGAGCATCAGCTGGTCGTCCGGCATGGCGTCGTGCAGGGAAGGGGTCGCGGCGGTGGGCGCAAGCATCGGCAGATTTTCACCTCACGTTCTACGGACAACATGGTCGCTCGGGGTTGGCACCGGCAAAAAATATATCGCGCGAGCGCTGACCCGCCTGGTACCGGTGCGCCGTATCAGGCTGCATCCACAACCCGGAGCCATCGATGACCCCTCGCCCTTTCTTCCTGCAACGACCGCTCGCCGCGCTGCTGTGCGCGCAGCTGCTGCTCGGCGCATGCAGTGCCACCGAGCTCGCACCCGGCGCCGTGCGCTGGCCGTCGCCCGCGCCGCAACCCGAACCCGCGGCCTTCGCGCCGCCGCAGTGGCCGGCGCAGATCGTGGCACGCACGGAGCCGAATTTCGAAGCCCCGTCGGCCGCCCATTGCGCGCGTCCGGTGCAGACGCACGAGACACCCGGCCGCGATCCGGGCCAGAGCGGCCGGCGCATGCCGCGCGAGGAAGCGATCTACGGCGATGCAGGCGCGACGCGCAGCCGAAAGGACGAGGCGAAAGGCACGGCACCGAGCGCAGCCGCCACGGACGAGACAGCGATCGGCGCCATGGCGGCGCCTTCGCCCGTGGCGCGCGCCGCTGGCCCGGACATCGCGCGCGAAGGGGAGGCCCCGCGTTTCGCACCGCCCTCACCCCTTTCGCCGCCACCGATGCAGCGGCCGCGGCCGCGCAGCGAGGCGGTCACCGCCGGCATGGTGGACGACAACGCCGACTTCTCGGCCTACCTGCAGTTCCGCCAGCGCACACAGGTCGCGCATCGCGAGCGCGACATCCGCGAGCGCTACCTGCTGCAGGTGCGCGATGCGCGCGGCGCCGGCGTGCCCGACGCGGAGGTGGCCGTGCAAGGCGCGAATGGCGCCGCCATGTGGGCGCGCACCGATGCGGCCGGCCGCGTGTGGCTGCATCCGAACGCCTTCGATCCCTTCGGCAGCCCGGTGTACGAAGTCGCCGTGCGCAAGGACGGCCGGCAAGGCACGACCTACCTGCGTCGCGGACAGAAAAGCGCGGTCGAGTTGGTGCTGGATGCGCGCCCGGCGCCGCAGCGCGCAAGGCTGGACCTGGTCTTCCTGGTCGATGCCACCGGATCGATGGGCGACGAGATCGGCAAGCTCAAGGCAGCGCTGCATTCGATCGCCAACGAGGTCGCTCGCTTGCCCAGCCATCCCGACACCTGCTTCGGGCTGGTGGCCTACCGCGACCGCGGCGATGCCTTCCTGGTGCGCCGCCACGATCTGACCAACGACCTCGGCGCCTTCCAGTCGGTGCTGAATGCGCTGCAGGCAAATGGCGGCGGCGACTATCCGGAAGCGATGAACGAGGCGCTGCACGAGACGGTGCACGACCTGAGCTGGCGCGGCAGCGGCGCCATCCGCATGGTCGTGCTGCTGGCCGATGCGCCGCCGCATCTCGACTACGGCGGCCCGCAGTACGACGACGACATGATGGCCGCGCTCGGCAAGGGCATCAAGGTGTTCAGCGTCGGCGCGAGCGGGCTCGACAAGCAGGGCGAATACGTGCAGCGCCAGATTGCGCAGTACACCGGCGGGCGCTTCGTGTTCCTCACCTACCGGGACGCCGCCGACCCGGCGAGCGGCCCAGGCCGCGAGACGGTGCACGACGTCGGCAACTATTCGGTGCAGACGCTGGACCGGCTGATCGTGCGGCTGGTGGCGGACGAACTCGCGAAACTTCCGCCGGCCGGCTGAGGCCGCGCGGAGATGGCTATAATGTCGGGCTCGGCTCTTTAGCTCAGTCGGTTAGAGCGATGGAATCATAATCCACAGGTCCGCGGTTCGAGTCCGTGAAGAGCCACCAGGTACAGCAAGAAAAGCCCGCCATCAGACCGATGGCGGGCTTTTTCTTTGGCACGCAGGCCCCGTCACTTGGCCGCGGCCGCCGGCTTCAGCGTCTTCGCAAGCTCGCCCCATTGCGCGAGCTCTGCGGCCTGCGTCGCACCCAGCTGGGCGGCGGTCCCTGTCATGGCCTCGTAGCCATAGGTCGCGGCCAGGTGCTGGAACTCGACGGACTTCTGGATCTTTGCGATCTCCGCGTTCAGGCGGTTCACGATGTCGGGTGACATCCTGGCGGGCCCGTACAGCGCGTACCAGCCGGACGTGTCGAAGCCCGGGTAGGTCTCGGCCACTGTCGGCACGTTCGGCGTGAGCGGATGCCTTCGGGTCTGCGTGGTGGCGATGGCCTTGACCTTGCCGGCCTTGATCAAGGGCATGGCCGCGCCCAGGGAGTCGAAGAAGATGTCGAGGCGACCGCCCATCAAGTCGGTATAGACGCCGGCGGCGCCCTTGTAGAAGACGTCGGTGAACTGCACGCCGGCGCGGCGGCTGAACAGAATCGAAGCGAGGTACGAGGCGCCCGTCGACGAGGCCGAGCCATGGTTCAGGTGCTGCGGGCTCGCCTTGGCGAGCGCCACCAGTTCGGGAATCGTGTTCGCCGGCAGATCGGGCCTGGCCAGGATCACATGGGACACCGACACCAGGCCGGCGATCGGACTGAAGTCCTTGACCGTGTCGTAGGGCAGCGGAATCTCGGACAGGAACGGACTGATGGTCTGAAAACTGTTGGCGCTGACGACGAGGGTATGGCCGTCGGGCGCGGCCCGGGCAGCCCGCGCCAGCCCGATCGTGCCGTCGCCGCCAGGCACGTTCTCCACGACGAACTGCTCGCCCAGTGCCTTGCTCAGTTCGACCGCGAAGAATCGGGCGCTCTGGTCGACGCTGCCTCCCGGCAGCAACGGCACGATGACGCGCACCGGTTTCGCAGGCCGGGTCTGCGCGAGCGACACCGGGGGCAGCAGGGTGAGTGCCAGGACGGCACGGCGTGTCAACTTCATGGACTTGCTCCTTCTTCCTTCATGGGGCCAGGACGCTGCCGTCCGCCAGCATGGCGGCGATCTCATCCTCCGGATAGTCGAGGCCACGGAGCACCTCGATGCTGTGTTCGCCGAAGCCGGGGGCATGGCGGCGTATCGAAGCGGGCGATCTGGAGAATCGGATCGGCGAGCGCACCAGCGTCGTCGCACCTTCGGTCGGATGCTGGTGCGCCTCGAACATGCCGACCGCCTGCAGGTGCTCGTCCTGCGGCAGATCCTCGATATCGACGACAGGCATGCACGGGATCTCGCCGGCCTCGCAGATCGCCACCCATTGCGCGGTCGTGCGGCTCGGCGTCAGATCACGGATCAGGCCGTAGAACGCGTCCGGGTGCCGGACCCGCGCGGCGTAGCTGCAAAAGCGCGCGTCGTCCGCCACCTCGGGCCGGCCGACCGCCGAGAAAAAACTCCGGCACTGCCGATCGTCGTAGGGCAGGATGCAGACGAAGCCATCCTGGGTCGGGAAGGGTCGCCGCGACGGTGAACTGGCCCGCGCGTAGCCGATCTTTCCCGGCGGCTGCGCGTAGGCGCCCGCGCCCAGATGATCGATCAGGTTGAAAGCCACGAGCGTCTCGAGCATGGGCACTTCGACGAATTGGCCTTCCTGGGTTCGCGACCTGTGAAGCAGCGCCGCCAGCACGGCCTGACTCACCGTGAGACCCACGATCTTGTCGGCGATGGCGCTCGGCACATAGCGCGGTTGGCCGTCCTGGCGAACGAACAGGCTGGCGAGACCCGACGCCGCCTGGATCGCGTCGTCCAATGCCGGCTTGGCCCGGTACGGGCCATCCTGGCCGAAACCGTAGGCGCCCACGTACACGATGCCGGGATTGAGCGCTGCCACGGCCTCATAGCCGAACCCGAGCCGTTCGATGGCCTGCGGCCGCATGTTGTGAATGAAGACATCGGCCGTTGCCGCCAGCCTGCGCAGCACCTCCTTCGCACCGGCCTGCTTCAGGTCGATGGCGACCGACCGCTTGTTGCGGTTCATGTTGAGGAAGCTGCCGCTCATGCCGGGCGTGCGCGCGGCGCCCAGATTGCGCGCGATATCTCCCGCCGGCGGCGCTTCGATCTTGATCACGTCGGCGCCCATGTCGCCCAGTGTCTGGGTGGCGTACGGGCCCAGCATCACCGTCGTCACGTCCACGACGCGGATGCCTTGCAGCGGGCCGTGCATGTCGCGATCCATGAGGCTCAGAGTGCGCGCACGACGCCGCCGTCGACGATGACGCTGGCCCCGGTCATGTAGCTGGCGCGATCGGAACAGAGGAAGGCGATGACGTCGGCCATTTCCTCGGGCTTGCCCCAGCGGCGACCGGGCAACAGCACGTCCCTGGACCAGCGCTGCATCTCCTGCGCGTACTTGTCGGCATCGCCGCCGGTCAGGTCGCGCAGCTTGCGGTCGAAGCGCGGCGTCATGGTGAGGCCGGGCATCAGGTAGTTCACGCGAATGTTGTCGCGTCCGAACTCCTGCGCCAGCGCCTTGGTGAAGTTGAACATCGCGGCCTTGGCCGGCCCGGACACGGTCGATGGCCCCTTGGGCGCCTGCTTGGCCGTGATGCCGCCGAGGTTGAGGATGACGCCGCCGCCCTGGCGCACCATGTGCGGAACAACCTGCTGCGACATGACGTAGGTCGAGAAGAAGTTCAGCCGGAAATTGTCTTCGAGGTCCTTCACGGTGACCGCCAGGAAGCCCTTGGACATTCCCGTGCCCGCGTTGTTCACCAGCACGTCGATGCGGCCCCAGCGCGCAATGATCGCTTCGACCAATGCAGGCAATGATTCGAGCTCCGTCATGTCCCCCGGCAGGGCGAGCACCTCTGCGCCGGTCGAGGACGCGATTTCGTCGGCCGTCGCCTGCAGCACCGGCGCCCGGCGCGCATTGATGGCGACGCGCGCGCCTTCGCGTGCGAAGGCCAGCGCGGTCGCCTTGCCGATGCCTTCACTCGCACCCGTCACCAAGACGACCTTGTGTTTCAGTCCCAGATCCATGCTGTCTCCTCGAGACCGCGACGACGAGGAACGGGCACCCCGAGATCGCCGCGGCTGGTATCCCGGTTTTGTCACCGGTCCACGCGGGTGACAATCGAAATGTTTTGAGTTGGCTTGAGAAAAAGATCAGGCGGCAGCGGCCGCCGCGGCACCGCACATCGTCTCAGCCTTCGCGCTTCGTGCGCAACGCCTTCGACGCCCGCGAGTTCGGTTCGCGGCCCAGCGCTTCGCTGATGTACACGCCCGCGTCGATCAACCGGTCCAGGTCGATGCCGGTCTCGATGCCCATCCCGTGCAGCATGTAGACCACGTCCTCGGTGGCCACATTGCCGGTCGCGCCTTTCGCGTACGGGCAGCCGCCGAGCCCGGCCGCCGAGGTGTCGAACTGCCACACGCCCATCGCCAGGCTCGCGAGCGTGTTGCCCAGCGCCTGGCCGTAGGTGTCGTGGTAGTGGCCCGAGATGTCGTCGATGCCGAAGTGCTTCAAGGTCGCTTCCAGCGCGCGCTGCACCTTGACCGGGGTGCCTACGCCGATGGTGTCGGCCATGCCCACGTGCTGCACGCCGATGTCTTTCATGAGGCCGGCCAGCATGTCGACGCGCGCGGGCGCGACTTCGCCTTCGTAGGGACAGCCCACGGCGCAGGACATCGCGCCGCGCACGTAGATGCCCTGGTCGCGCGCGGCCGCCACCACCGGCCGGAAGCGCTCGATGCTTTCGGCGATCGAGCAGTTGATGTTGCGCTGGCTGAAGGCCTCGCTGGCGGCGGCGAACACCACGATCTCGTCGGGCCATTCCTCGCGCGGCGCGGCGATGGCGGCCTCGAAGCCTTTCATGTTGGGCGTCAGCACCGAGTAGCGCACGCCGGTCTTGCGGTGGATGCCGTGCATGACCTCGGCGTTGTCGGCCATCTGCGGCACCCACTTGGGCGAGACGAAGCTCGTCACCTCGATCTCGCGCACCCCCGCATCCTGCAGCCGGTGCACGAGGCCGATCTTGATCTCGGCCGACACCGGCTGCTTCTCGTTCTGCAGCCCATCGCGCGGGCCCACGTCGACGATCTTGACTTTGGAGGGGAGTCGCATGGGCCGCCTCGTCAGAGCGCCTTGACCAGTTCCGGCACCGCCGTGAACAGGTCCGCCACGAGCCCGTAGTCGGCGACGCTGAAGATCGGTGCCTCCTCGTCCTTGTTGATGGCCACGATCACCTTGGAGTCCTTCATCCCCGCCAGATGCTGGATCGCCCCCGAGATGCCCGCGGCGATGTACAGCTGCGGTGCGACGATCTTGCCCGTCTGGCCCACTTGCCAGTCGTTCGGTGCGTAGCCCGCATCGACGGCCGCACGGCTGGCGCCCAATCCGGCGTTGAGCTTGTCGGCCAGCGGCGTCATCACTTCCTGGAACTTCTCGGCGCTGCCCAGGGCCCTGCCGCCACTGACGATGATCTTGGCCGAGGTGAGTTCGGGCCGGTCGTTCTTGGCGATCTCGCTGCCGACAAAGCTGCTCTTGCCCGAGTCGGCCACGCCTTCGGCGTTCTCGACGCTCGCGCTGCCGCCGGTGGCGGGCGCAGGATCGAAGCCGGTGGTGCGCACGGTGAGGACCTTGATCGCATCGGCGCTTTGCACAGTGGCGATGGCATTGCCCGCATAGATGGGGCGCTCGAAGGTGTCGGGACTGTCGACCTTGGTGATGTCGCTGATCTGCGCGACATCGAGCTTGGCGGCCACGCGCGGGGCGACGTTCTTGCCGTTGGCGGTGGCCGGGAACAGGATGTGGCTGTAGTTCTGGGCGATGGCCAAGACCTGCGCGGCGACGTTCTCGGCAAGGTTGTCTTTCAGGCTGGCGCTGTCGGCCACGATGACCTTGGCGACGCCGGCGACTTGCGCAGCGGCCTTGGCGGCTTCGGCGGCGTTGGCGCCGGCGATCAGCACATGGACCTCGCCACTGGCGCAGGCGATGGCGGCCGTCACGGTGTTGAGGGTCGCCGGCTTGAGGGTGGCGTGGTCGTGTTCTGCGATTACGAGGACGGTCATGTTCAGATCACCTTGGCTTCGTTCTTGAGCTTGTCGACCAGCGTGGCAACGTCGGGCACCTTGATGCCGGCGCCGCGCTTGGGGGGCTCCGCGACCTTGAGGGTCTTCAGGCGTGGCTTGGCGTCGACACCGAGGTCCTCGGGCTTGAAGACATCGAGCGTCTTCTTCTTGGCCTTCATGATGTTGGGCAGGGTCACGTAGCGCGGCTCATTGAGGCGCAGGTCGGTGGTGATGACGGCGGGCAAGCTCAGCTGCAGGGTCTCCAGGCCACCGTCGACTTCGCGGGTGACGTTGACTTTGTCGCCGTTGACTTCGACCTTGCTGGCGAAGGTGGCCTGCGGCAGGTCGGCCAGCGCGGCGAGCATCTGGCCGGTCTGGTTGGCGTCGTCGTCGATGGCCTGCTTTCCGAGGATGATGAGGCCGGGCTGCTCTTTGTCGACCAGGGCCTTCAGGAGCTTGGCGACGGCCAGGGGCTGCAGTTCCTCGCTGGTCTCGACCAGGATGCCGCGGTCGGCGCCGATGGCCATGGCGGTGCGCAGGGTTTCCTGGCACTTGGCATCGCCGCACGAGACGGCGATGACTTCGGTGACGACGCCTTTCTCTTTCAAACGCACGGCTTCTTCGACGGCGATCTCGTCGAAGGGGTTCATGCTCATCTTGACGTTGGCGATGTCCACGCCGGTGCCGTCGCTCTTGACGCGCACCTTGACGTTGTAATCGACGACCCGCTTGACGGGGACCAGGACCTTCATCACTCTCCTTTGAACGACGGTTTTCGTTTCTCGTTGAACGCCTTGACGCCTTCCACCCGATCCTTCGTGGGCACGAGATGGTTGTAGGCTTCGATCTCGACCACCAGGGCGTCTTTCAGTGCCATGCCCAGGCCGCGCGAGACCGAATGCTTGATCTGCCGCGTCGACAGCGGCGCGTTGCCGGCAATGAGGCGCGCGGTCTCCAGCGCGCGCGCAAGCAACGCGTCGAGCGGCATCACTTCGTTCACCAGGCCCCATTGCTGCGCCTGCATTGCAGTGAAGGGCTTGCCGGTCAGGATGTATTCCTTGGCGAGGCGCTCGCCGATGGCACGGGGCAATGTCTGCGTGCCGCCCGCGCCGGGCATGATGCCCAGCCTGGCTTCGGGCAGCGCGAACCTGGCGTGGTCCGCGGCATAGAGA from Variovorax sp. PBL-E5 includes the following:
- a CDS encoding VWA domain-containing protein → MTPRPFFLQRPLAALLCAQLLLGACSATELAPGAVRWPSPAPQPEPAAFAPPQWPAQIVARTEPNFEAPSAAHCARPVQTHETPGRDPGQSGRRMPREEAIYGDAGATRSRKDEAKGTAPSAAATDETAIGAMAAPSPVARAAGPDIAREGEAPRFAPPSPLSPPPMQRPRPRSEAVTAGMVDDNADFSAYLQFRQRTQVAHRERDIRERYLLQVRDARGAGVPDAEVAVQGANGAAMWARTDAAGRVWLHPNAFDPFGSPVYEVAVRKDGRQGTTYLRRGQKSAVELVLDARPAPQRARLDLVFLVDATGSMGDEIGKLKAALHSIANEVARLPSHPDTCFGLVAYRDRGDAFLVRRHDLTNDLGAFQSVLNALQANGGGDYPEAMNEALHETVHDLSWRGSGAIRMVVLLADAPPHLDYGGPQYDDDMMAALGKGIKVFSVGASGLDKQGEYVQRQIAQYTGGRFVFLTYRDAADPASGPGRETVHDVGNYSVQTLDRLIVRLVADELAKLPPAG
- a CDS encoding CaiB/BaiF CoA transferase family protein → MDRDMHGPLQGIRVVDVTTVMLGPYATQTLGDMGADVIKIEAPPAGDIARNLGAARTPGMSGSFLNMNRNKRSVAIDLKQAGAKEVLRRLAATADVFIHNMRPQAIERLGFGYEAVAALNPGIVYVGAYGFGQDGPYRAKPALDDAIQAASGLASLFVRQDGQPRYVPSAIADKIVGLTVSQAVLAALLHRSRTQEGQFVEVPMLETLVAFNLIDHLGAGAYAQPPGKIGYARASSPSRRPFPTQDGFVCILPYDDRQCRSFFSAVGRPEVADDARFCSYAARVRHPDAFYGLIRDLTPSRTTAQWVAICEAGEIPCMPVVDIEDLPQDEHLQAVGMFEAHQHPTEGATTLVRSPIRFSRSPASIRRHAPGFGEHSIEVLRGLDYPEDEIAAMLADGSVLAP
- a CDS encoding hydroxymethylglutaryl-CoA lyase; its protein translation is MRLPSKVKIVDVGPRDGLQNEKQPVSAEIKIGLVHRLQDAGVREIEVTSFVSPKWVPQMADNAEVMHGIHRKTGVRYSVLTPNMKGFEAAIAAPREEWPDEIVVFAAASEAFSQRNINCSIAESIERFRPVVAAARDQGIYVRGAMSCAVGCPYEGEVAPARVDMLAGLMKDIGVQHVGMADTIGVGTPVKVQRALEATLKHFGIDDISGHYHDTYGQALGNTLASLAMGVWQFDTSAAGLGGCPYAKGATGNVATEDVVYMLHGMGIETGIDLDRLIDAGVYISEALGREPNSRASKALRTKREG
- a CDS encoding enoyl-CoA hydratase/isomerase family protein; this encodes MRAYETLLAAPQDEHVLLVTLNRPELLNALNTQMGLDLVDLFESIAQRPGALRCVVLTGAGAKGFCAGGDLKQRDGMSSEAWTTQHLIFERMARALLDCPLPVIGAINGAAFGGGCEIAGCCDFLYAADHARFALPEARLGIMPGAGGTQTLPRAIGERLAKEYILTGKPFTAMQAQQWGLVNEVMPLDALLARALETARLIAGNAPLSTRQIKHSVSRGLGMALKDALVVEIEAYNHLVPTKDRVEGVKAFNEKRKPSFKGE
- a CDS encoding electron transfer flavoprotein subunit alpha/FixB family protein; its protein translation is MTVLVIAEHDHATLKPATLNTVTAAIACASGEVHVLIAGANAAEAAKAAAQVAGVAKVIVADSASLKDNLAENVAAQVLAIAQNYSHILFPATANGKNVAPRVAAKLDVAQISDITKVDSPDTFERPIYAGNAIATVQSADAIKVLTVRTTGFDPAPATGGSASVENAEGVADSGKSSFVGSEIAKNDRPELTSAKIIVSGGRALGSAEKFQEVMTPLADKLNAGLGASRAAVDAGYAPNDWQVGQTGKIVAPQLYIAAGISGAIQHLAGMKDSKVIVAINKDEEAPIFSVADYGLVADLFTAVPELVKAL
- a CDS encoding sigma-70 family RNA polymerase sigma factor — encoded protein: MLAPTAATPSLHDAMPDDQLMLAYAGGDTTAFDALYARHESALFRFVRRLMGMRLASEVDEVFQDTWLRIVAARESFSPQGATWRTWAFTIAHNLAMDRLRMSGREVAFYAHDEDGDGLEAARLFSRGLLRDGGAARDAAHPSAEETAFWRAAGRRLLACLDELPDDQRSAFLLHNEDGFTVEALGVTLDVGFETVRSRLRYGLKKLRGCMERYLSVLEHRA
- a CDS encoding Bug family tripartite tricarboxylate transporter substrate binding protein, translated to MKLTRRAVLALTLLPPVSLAQTRPAKPVRVIVPLLPGGSVDQSARFFAVELSKALGEQFVVENVPGGDGTIGLARAARAAPDGHTLVVSANSFQTISPFLSEIPLPYDTVKDFSPIAGLVSVSHVILARPDLPANTIPELVALAKASPQHLNHGSASSTGASYLASILFSRRAGVQFTDVFYKGAAGVYTDLMGGRLDIFFDSLGAAMPLIKAGKVKAIATTQTRRHPLTPNVPTVAETYPGFDTSGWYALYGPARMSPDIVNRLNAEIAKIQKSVEFQHLAATYGYEAMTGTAAQLGATQAAELAQWGELAKTLKPAAAAK
- a CDS encoding electron transfer flavoprotein subunit beta/FixA family protein, whose amino-acid sequence is MKVLVPVKRVVDYNVKVRVKSDGTGVDIANVKMSMNPFDEIAVEEAVRLKEKGVVTEVIAVSCGDAKCQETLRTAMAIGADRGILVETSEELQPLAVAKLLKALVDKEQPGLIILGKQAIDDDANQTGQMLAALADLPQATFASKVEVNGDKVNVTREVDGGLETLQLSLPAVITTDLRLNEPRYVTLPNIMKAKKKTLDVFKPEDLGVDAKPRLKTLKVAEPPKRGAGIKVPDVATLVDKLKNEAKVI
- a CDS encoding SDR family NAD(P)-dependent oxidoreductase; its protein translation is MDLGLKHKVVLVTGASEGIGKATALAFAREGARVAINARRAPVLQATADEIASSTGAEVLALPGDMTELESLPALVEAIIARWGRIDVLVNNAGTGMSKGFLAVTVKDLEDNFRLNFFSTYVMSQQVVPHMVRQGGGVILNLGGITAKQAPKGPSTVSGPAKAAMFNFTKALAQEFGRDNIRVNYLMPGLTMTPRFDRKLRDLTGGDADKYAQEMQRWSRDVLLPGRRWGKPEEMADVIAFLCSDRASYMTGASVIVDGGVVRAL